In the genome of Nitrososphaerales archaeon, one region contains:
- a CDS encoding tRNA uridine(34) 5-carboxymethylaminomethyl modification radical SAM/GNAT enzyme Elp3 translates to MQSHTDAYLAACSEIAIAISNMREPDMRSVKRVIKQVSAKYALPSLPKNSDILSHANLSSYSIIRKLLLVKPTKTASGVAVVTVMPKPYACPHGRCTFCPGGVEVNTPNSYTGSEPSTQNAITHAYDPYKQIRSKIQHLQRNGHDISKVEVVVVGGTFLFMPHDYQHEFIKACYDALNGSLSSTLEEAKTLNERASIRNVGLTIETKPDYCKHEHIDLMLEYGATRVEIGVQALRDEVYRITNRGHTLDDVIESFQIARDAGYKIVAHMMPGLPNSSTKQDIDDFKRLFTDPLFKPDMLKVYPTLVVENTGLFAMYKQGSYKVYTDEDLINVIVEVKKMIPRWVRIMRVQREIASKDIVDGPKSGNLRQTVLERLRTQGLKCNCIRCREVGLQRNHQEYDVELLVDQYMASDGNELFLSYEDPSKNVLFGFLRMRYPSNRAHRPEVKDCCIVRELHVYGQALRLGVRDHVSWQHRGYGAMLMHEAERIALEEFDSKKMLVISAVGTREYYRKLGYSREGPYMSKRLL, encoded by the coding sequence GTGCAGAGCCATACGGATGCTTATTTGGCAGCATGCAGTGAAATAGCTATAGCTATTAGCAATATGAGGGAGCCTGACATGAGATCAGTAAAGCGTGTTATCAAGCAGGTATCCGCAAAGTATGCATTACCCTCTTTACCAAAGAACTCTGACATTCTTAGCCATGCTAATCTTTCATCTTATAGCATCATAAGGAAGTTACTTTTGGTAAAGCCTACCAAGACAGCTTCGGGAGTTGCCGTAGTGACTGTTATGCCAAAACCCTATGCATGCCCTCATGGAAGATGCACCTTCTGTCCTGGCGGTGTGGAAGTTAATACTCCTAACAGCTATACTGGCTCAGAGCCTTCTACGCAAAATGCTATAACACATGCATATGATCCATACAAACAGATACGCTCAAAGATCCAGCATTTGCAGAGGAATGGTCATGATATAAGTAAAGTGGAAGTTGTAGTGGTTGGGGGCACGTTTCTTTTCATGCCCCATGACTACCAGCACGAGTTCATAAAGGCATGCTACGATGCGCTAAACGGCTCTTTATCTTCAACCCTTGAGGAAGCTAAAACCCTTAACGAAAGGGCATCCATTAGGAACGTAGGTCTTACAATTGAGACCAAGCCAGATTACTGCAAGCATGAGCATATCGATCTTATGCTTGAGTATGGAGCAACTAGGGTAGAGATAGGCGTGCAGGCATTGCGTGATGAGGTTTATCGCATCACCAACAGAGGTCATACACTTGACGATGTGATAGAGTCATTTCAGATTGCTAGAGATGCTGGCTACAAGATAGTTGCGCATATGATGCCCGGGCTTCCCAATTCAAGCACTAAGCAAGATATTGATGATTTCAAAAGGCTATTTACAGATCCATTGTTCAAGCCAGACATGCTTAAGGTCTATCCAACTCTAGTGGTGGAAAACACTGGGTTGTTTGCCATGTATAAGCAGGGGAGCTATAAAGTATACACAGACGAAGATCTGATAAATGTTATAGTTGAGGTAAAAAAGATGATCCCCAGATGGGTAAGGATAATGCGAGTGCAGAGGGAAATAGCTTCTAAGGATATTGTTGACGGACCAAAGAGTGGCAATTTAAGGCAGACAGTGCTCGAAAGATTAAGAACGCAGGGGTTAAAGTGCAATTGCATAAGGTGCAGGGAAGTTGGCCTGCAAAGAAATCATCAAGAATATGATGTTGAGCTGTTGGTAGATCAATATATGGCATCCGATGGGAATGAGCTATTCCTCTCATACGAGGATCCTAGCAAAAATGTATTGTTTGGATTTCTACGTATGCGTTATCCTAGCAACAGGGCACATAGACCAGAAGTTAAGGACTGTTGCATTGTAAGAGAGTTGCATGTTTATGGTCAGGCCTTGCGTCTTGGCGTTAGGGATCATGTTAGCTGGCAGCATAGGGGCTATGGAGCCATGCTTATGCATGAAGCAGAACGCATTGCTCTAGAAGAATTTGATAGCAAGAAGATGCTGGTGATAAGTGCAGTTGGAACTCGAGAATACTACAGGAAACTTGGCTACAGCAGGGAAGGTCCGTATATGTCAAAGCGGTTGCTATAA
- the lysS gene encoding lysine--tRNA ligase: MQVIGRGTWLDKVAVKLIEREKKIGRDLSLIRVESGLGASGIPHIGSLGDAVRAYGIKMALENMGYKSELIAYSDDMDGLRKVPEGLPGWLGDHIAKPVSMIPDPFDCHGSYGAHMSSMLTDALDKLGIKYRLQSGTEAYRQGLLVTQIDIILKNAKYIGQKIAELVGQEKFKTSLPYFPICSNCKRIYVAEAYEYVKEEKKVLYRCKGTKMGRGFVEGCGHEGSADIRTSDGKLGWKVEFAARWSAFSVRFEAYGKDIMDSVKVNDWVADEILKYQHPLHVRYEMFLDKTGRKISKSLGNVLTPQMWLRYGSPQSIMLLLFKRIKGTRNVDLSDVPKLMDEYNYLEDVYFDNVKVDNALKRAKLRGIYEYINHQSAPPKPSQHVPYMLLVQLASVMKGDNRVDYAISKLKSYGTIKEITDDLVEKIKLAGNWADDFGRFEKITVTIDEKQKHALSDLIEVVRKENDPKNLQTKIFDVARSNGIEPRDFFKLLYAILLGAERGPRLGPYMIDVGTDKVVETLKQYI; the protein is encoded by the coding sequence ATGCAAGTTATAGGCCGAGGTACGTGGTTAGACAAGGTTGCCGTCAAACTGATTGAAAGAGAGAAGAAGATAGGCAGAGACCTAAGTCTAATAAGGGTGGAGAGCGGATTGGGCGCCTCAGGCATTCCGCACATTGGGAGCCTTGGCGATGCTGTGCGAGCGTACGGGATAAAGATGGCTCTGGAAAATATGGGCTACAAGTCAGAGCTCATAGCGTATTCGGACGACATGGATGGTTTAAGGAAGGTTCCTGAAGGCTTGCCAGGATGGCTTGGGGATCACATTGCAAAACCTGTTTCAATGATTCCAGACCCGTTTGACTGTCATGGTTCCTATGGAGCTCACATGAGCAGCATGCTTACAGATGCTTTGGATAAGTTAGGCATAAAGTACAGGCTGCAAAGCGGGACTGAAGCGTACAGGCAGGGCTTACTTGTAACGCAAATAGATATTATATTAAAGAATGCGAAATACATAGGGCAGAAAATAGCTGAACTTGTTGGACAGGAGAAGTTCAAGACATCCTTGCCATACTTCCCTATATGTAGCAACTGCAAGCGCATCTATGTTGCAGAGGCATATGAGTACGTAAAAGAAGAGAAGAAAGTGCTGTACAGATGCAAGGGCACTAAGATGGGCAGGGGCTTCGTTGAAGGCTGCGGGCATGAAGGCTCGGCTGATATACGAACAAGTGATGGTAAGTTAGGATGGAAGGTAGAGTTTGCTGCCAGATGGAGCGCTTTTAGCGTTAGATTTGAAGCGTACGGAAAGGATATAATGGATTCGGTCAAGGTAAACGACTGGGTTGCAGATGAAATACTAAAGTATCAGCACCCGTTGCACGTTCGATATGAGATGTTCCTTGACAAGACAGGGAGGAAGATATCCAAGTCTCTTGGCAATGTGCTTACACCCCAGATGTGGCTAAGGTATGGTAGCCCCCAATCTATTATGTTATTGTTGTTTAAGCGCATAAAGGGAACAAGGAACGTTGATCTTAGCGATGTCCCCAAGTTGATGGACGAGTACAACTATTTGGAAGACGTTTACTTTGACAATGTGAAGGTGGATAATGCGTTGAAGAGGGCAAAACTTAGGGGCATCTATGAATACATAAACCACCAGAGTGCCCCTCCAAAGCCATCCCAGCATGTTCCATACATGTTACTTGTCCAACTGGCATCCGTCATGAAGGGAGATAACAGGGTTGATTATGCAATAAGCAAACTAAAGAGCTATGGAACAATAAAGGAAATAACTGATGACCTTGTTGAGAAGATAAAGCTTGCAGGCAACTGGGCTGATGACTTTGGACGTTTCGAAAAGATCACAGTTACGATTGATGAAAAACAGAAACATGCATTATCTGATCTTATTGAAGTTGTAAGGAAGGAGAATGATCCAAAGAACCTTCAAACAAAAATCTTTGATGTGGCAAGGAGCAATGGTATAGAACCAAGAGATTTCTTCAAATTGCTTTACGCGATACTTTTGGGTGCAGAACGCGGTCCTCGCTTGGGGCCGTATATGATTGATGTAGGAACTGATAAGGTTGTGGAGACATTGAAACAGTACATATGA
- a CDS encoding winged helix-turn-helix domain-containing protein, with product MQIPIRKARRDELTIMMDILEYLLEPRRVTHILYRSNLSYTALRKYLMSLTKLGFIEEVGDTYRSFCITENGRAFLRLVRKDGAPIIVKM from the coding sequence ATGCAGATTCCTATAAGAAAAGCAAGGAGAGACGAACTAACGATCATGATGGACATTTTGGAATACTTGCTTGAGCCTAGGCGCGTTACGCACATACTCTATAGATCAAATCTCAGCTACACTGCTTTGCGCAAATATTTGATGTCTTTGACCAAACTGGGCTTCATTGAAGAGGTTGGTGATACCTATCGCTCGTTTTGCATTACTGAAAATGGAAGGGCCTTTCTGCGTCTCGTAAGAAAAGATGGAGCACCAATAATTGTTAAGATGTGA